The window GTACATTGATTTGATTTTGAATAGATGAAGTTAGATTGTTAATGATTGCATTCAATAAAGTAAGCTCCTCTTCAGGGAATGCGTCTGCATACTTTTCTGACTCCGCTTTTAAATCCTGCAAAGGCTCCAAATTACTGAACTCAATTACCCCTATGGTAGATTCGACTTCCTCTATGATGTCACTTTCTGTTGTTAGATTTTCTGATTCATGATTTATAAAAAAATTTAAAGAATTCCCTGAACTTGTCAAATCAACTTCCTCAAATTGGAGCTCAAAATCATCCTTAAAAACAGTAGAGTAAATAACCTGACTTGAATTCATGGTCTCCAAGGCTTGGATTGCCTCATCACCCGTTAATTGGTCTACACCGGTTTCAAGCCTGCTAATCATACTCTTTATTTCATCGTCTGAATTTATCTGTAGCTTATCGTCAATACCAATGCCTTCTGCAATCAGGTTAAGTTCTTTTCGAAAACTAGGAAAATCCTCACCTTTAATGTATCCAACTGTTTCATTTGCTTCATTATTAAATTCAATGAGAGTTGATAGCCTTGACTCGATTTCAGCCTTTGCTGCTTCTTTCTGATCATTACTAGCTTGGTTGTTATCCGTTTGGTTTCCGCTGCCGCATCCATTTAATGCCATCATGATTAAAAGCAAAATCACCCATAATTGTTTCATGTTAATCCTCCTGTACTTCCGACACTATACAGGTAATATCTTCATATTTTCGCACAATTATTCTAACTAACAAGCCACAAGATTGGCTGAGAAATCAACAAAAAAATAGTGCCTATCGATAGTGAATAGGCACTTTGTGTTCATTAATTCTTTTCAGGTATTTTAAAAAGTTCTTTCAATCCTAATGCGCGTTTGATTCCATCTGATGTTCCTTGGTGAAGACCCTCATGCCACATCGCAAACCCAAGGACCTCCCCTAAAGTTGTGAACTTGGTTTCAGGTCCTAACACAAATGGCTTTTCTCCTATTTCACCTAATCGTCCACCGAATGTATCCATAATCTTCTGTGGCTGTTCAACTAAACGCGTTCGAAGTTCCTCCAGAGATGGTATTTCTTCCTCTTTGCCCCAATCCGCAGGCTTACTTCCCATCGCAAAAAGCTTTAAATAATGAGGAGGACATTTGGACTCTTCCTTTACAAAAGAATGCAGGAGTATTTCATGCGAAACATAAATATGTCCATACTGCCATAACAGGTGATTGTTAAAGCCTTCTGGTATTACAGTCGCTACCTCATCTGGAGTCGCATCAAGAGAAGCAACCGTACGACTACGAATAAACT of the Bacillus carboniphilus genome contains:
- a CDS encoding DinB family protein, with the protein product MNDEMMFQQMKFIRSRTVASLDATPDEVATVIPEGFNNHLLWQYGHIYVSHEILLHSFVKEESKCPPHYLKLFAMGSKPADWGKEEEIPSLEELRTRLVEQPQKIMDTFGGRLGEIGEKPFVLGPETKFTTLGEVLGFAMWHEGLHQGTSDGIKRALGLKELFKIPEKN